One Leptolyngbya sp. SIO1E4 genomic window, AATTCCTTATTCATGAACCTCTGCTGCATGGGCAGGCTGCATGGCAGAAAGTTGAGCTACCATCTCGGCCCGTGACGAAACTTGCAGTTTGCGAAACATTCGCTTCAAAGCTTTTTTAACTGAGTTTTCCGTAATCCATAACGCTGCACCAATTTCTCTATTTGTCAGCCCCTGAGCAACCAGTTCAGAAATTTGCGCTTCGCGAGGGGTGAGGGGATCACGCGCTACCGCAAAGGCGGTTAACTTTGAACGCAGGGTCGCGAATCGTGTAGAAAAATGCAGGCATAGCGCCCCTAAGTCAGCTAAATCATTGGCATCAAAAGCTGGGGCATTCCGATGGCGCGTCAGGGCAATGCCCCCGATAAGCTGGCTATGACTGACAATTGGCCCCAACATGACATGGCCATGATCGGCGCGAGGGCAAATTTTCTGCCAAATTCCAGGCGGTAAAATCACCTCCTCATGGACAGCCGTATGACGGTGAACCACGTAGCGGAGGACAGGATTATAGTCGAGCGACAGCGCTAGTTTCAGCATCTCTGGCGTATTTTCATTGATGGCAGAAACCTGCTCCAGAAAATGCAGTCCCCAGCGGTTGGCGGCAAAATATCTACCCACCCTCGCCATAATCGGATGCCTGAGTTCAGCTTCATCCTGAGCCTGGGCGATCGCTTGAAATAATTCCTGCAGTGGGGCTTGAGATAGCTTCTGTATCGGAGTATCAATAAGGCTTGCCATTCAACCTGCCTCCGGAAAATACAGCGTTTCTTACGCTAATGAAGTACTGGTCTTAGACCCCAAACCCCAAACCCTAGCCCCTATCGCGACCAGAATGTACCTCACTCAGCTAAAAAAGGCTGTGAAGCAAGGGGTACCCGATCGAGGCCTATGCAGACAGAAGTAATCACCTTAATCTATTTTCAGAATTGTTGAAAGGGTAAATGAGCTGACTTTCTAAGCTTCATCATCTTAACGAACCTTGCCTGATTTCTTACCCCAATCAGGCGCAATAGCCCATTAAGTCATGGATAAACCTTAGGCTTGAACACAGCAGAAATTCTCAATTTTAGCTGCTGTGCAAGGCTGCTCAATCTCCACCTGATTCTATCGTTGCGGTGTATCAGTCAAACCAAATTTGATGGCTTTGCTCAGTCGAGAACCTAGGGTCGGCTTGTCAAGAAATCATGAAATGTTTGCCCTAGGTAAAATCGCAAAATTATCTCAGAATTATGTCACAACAAAGCATCAATCGATACCTTAGTTTTCAAGGAATTGGCTGTGATGAAAAAGCGCATCGTCTTATGAGCTGCATCGAGCAATATACCGAGAACCCCCCTCATTCCAGTTCTTGGTCAAAATACTTTCAGGTTAAGCTCAGCAATCGCCTTGCTCTAGGACAAGACGAACTCTTTTTGGTTTGCAGTCAAATGAATAATATCCGCGCGTTGTTCGAGGAATATGAAGATGCAGAGGCATTGGAATTACTCGAATGTGTTGAGGAAGATTGCTGCTAATTCAGTGAGCAGCAATGCGAATTGTCGATACCCTCCACGCGGATAGTGTGGAGGGTGCGATCGCACCGCTTCGGCCAAGTGTCGTGCTTACAATCCGATGTCCGAAAATGGCGAGACACCCCCTGGAACTTCTTCTATGCTGAGGGTGTTCTGCACGGCATAGGCCTATGCTGACCGACGACCAATGCTACCAAGCCATTCTGAGCCACGATCGCCGTTTTGATGGCGTGTTTTTTGTTGGGGTTTCTAGTACCGGCATTTACTGCCGGACGGTGTGTACCGCTAAAACCCCCCATCGTAAAAACTGTACGTTTTACCCCAGCGCGGCGGCGGCAGAACGCGCCGGGTATCGTCCCTGTTTGCGCTGTCGGCCAGAATTGGCCCCTGGTCAGGCCCAGATTGATGCCGTTAGTCGATTAGCGGCAGCGGCGGCAAGCCAGATTGAAGATGGTGCGTTGACTGAGCGATCCGTCAGTGAATTGGCGAGTTCCCTTGGCATTAGCGATCGCCATTTACGTCGGGTTCTGCAGCAAGAGTTTGGCGTCTCTCCCATTCAACTGGCCCAAACGCAGCGGTTACTGCTGGCTAAACGCCTGTTGACCGATAGCACTTTATCGATCGCCGATGTTGCCTTTGCCAGTGGCTTTTCGAGCGTGCGCCGGTTGAATGCGCTGTTTCAAAAGCGCTATCGACTCAACCCCACAGCCCTTCGCAGAGCAACCAATCTGCCCCAAGATACCTTGCGCTGTGAACTGGCTTATCGTCCCCCATTGAATTGGTCGTCGCTACTGGGCTTTTTGCGTAGTCGGGCGACCGCAGGCGTAGAAATGATTGAGGGCAATTGCTATCAGCGCACCGTCAGGATGGGAAACCATCAAGGCTGGATTCAGGTATCGCCCATTCCAAAGCAGCACAAACTGCAGGTGACCCTTTCGGCCTCGTTAGTGGCGGCCATCTTGCCCGTGCTGACGCGAGTCAAACACCTTTTTGATCTGGCTGCTGACCCGGTATTGATTGCCAACCATCTGGGAGATCTCACCGCAGCTGCCCCAGGCTTGAGGGTGCCCGGAGCTTTTAATGGCTTTGAAGTGGCCATACGGGCGATTCTCGGGCAGCAAATCAGCGTTAAAGCGGCAACCACCCTGATGGGCAGACTGGTCAAGACGGTGGGGACCCCCCTGCAAACCCCGATCGCCGGTCTGACACACCTCACCCCCACCCCAGCACAAATCGCGCAACTATCCTGCCAGGAGTTAACGCCATTAGGAATCTTGGCGAAACGGGCCAAGTCGGTCATTGCGATCGCCCAGGCCCTCACCGAGGGCACCTTGCGACTCGACACTTACTCAGAAGTCGATGCCACGATTGCCCGCCTCAAAGCCCTGCCGGGGATTGGCGATTGGACCGCTCAATACATTGCGATGCGGGTGCTGGCATATCCCGATGCCTTCCCCTATGGAGATTTAGGGCTGCGTCGGGCCTTAAGCGTTGAAAACCCCAAGCAGGTTTTACAGATGGCAGAACCCTGGCGCCCCTGGCGAGCCTATGCCGCCATGTGCCTTTGGAAATCGTTGGAGCTAGCCGGATGATTTACTACACCTGGATAGAAAGCCCTTTAGGGGCATTGTTACTGACCGCCAACGCGCGATCGCTGACCGGGCTATATTTGCAGGGACAAAAGTATTTCCCTGAGCAGACTCCAGACTGGCACAAGGCAGAACAAATTCCTCCCCTTGTTCAGGCGCAAAAGCAGCTAGCCGAATATTTTGCCCACCAGCGCCAACATTTTGACCTACCCCTAGCCCCCCAGGGAACTGATTTTCAAGAACAGGTCTGGCAGCAGTTACGCCAAATTCCCTTTGGGGAAACAATTTCCTACGGCACCCTGGCCCAACGGCTCGGCAAACCCACTGCTTCCCGTGCGGTAGGTGCCGCCAACGGACGCAATCCGATCTCGATTATTGTGCCGTGTCATCGGGTGATTGCCGGTGACGGCAAGCTGACGGGGTATGCCGGAGGAACCGATCGCAAACGCTGGTTGCTGCAGCATGAGCAGGCTAATTTTGTTGGCAGCCAAGTTCATCCTTTACAGCAGTCTCTAGCCCTCTTTGAGTGAACTTAAAAACCGAGACTTTTGACATGTCTGGTTTATCAAAAGAGCATCCTCCCCATGAAACCTGTGCAAATTGCTGAATTGTTGCTGCTTGCAGCTCTATGGGGAGGATCGTTTCTCTTCATGCGAATTGCCGCCCCAGAACTTGGCCCCATCTGGCTCATTGAGATTCGAGTGTTGCTGGCTGGGCTCGCGCTGCTCCCCCTCTTGCTCCGGCAGGGGTTATGGTCGCAGCTCCGGCACTATAGATATCCCCTGTTGCTCCTCGGGTTGATCAATTCAGCGCTGCCGTTCTCCCTATTAGCGTTTGCCTCCCTCTCTTTGCCCACAGGGATGACCGCCATTTTGAATGGCACCGCCCCCTTTTTCGGGGTTGCAGTTGCCTTTGTCTGGCTCCGCGAAAAGCTCACTGCCAGCCGCATTCTGGGATTGGTGCTGGGGTTTGCAGGGGTGGTTGTGCTGGTGGGTCTTAGGGAAACCGCCCTCACCTCTGGCTTTTGGCTGGCGATCGCGGCGGGCCTCGCAGCTGCCCTGATGTATGCGATCGCAGCACCGTTTATTCGTTTAAAGCTGCAGGGGGTTCCTTCTGTGGTGATTGCGACCGGTAGTCAACTCAGCGCAGCAATATGGCTGATACCGCTGTTGCCGTTTACCCAACCAGAGCGCCTGCCTTCACAGACGGCTGTCCTCGCACTGCTTGCACTGGCGCTGCTATCCACATCTTTAGCCTATATCCTCTATTTTCGGCTAATTCAGGCCATGGGGTCTACCCGCGCCCTGACCGTGACTTATCTGATTCCGCTGTTTGCCATGCTGTGGGGGGCGCTGGTGCTGAATGAGGCGCTCACGCTGTCAATGGTGATGGGGGGCGGGTTGATTTTAATCGGAACGGCGATCGCAAATGGACTCCTCAGTTATTGGTTGCGGTCTTTCAGCCAGTAGGCAGAGCCATCCTTCACTCGGTCAATGAGACCTCGTTCAAACAGTTCCCGTCGCAGGAGGGCTGGGTCAGTAAACGTATGATATTGATTGAGTAGACCGTTCACTTCTCGTTCGTTGTAGTAAATATCTGGCTCAAACTTGGTCGCCAGATATTCTAAAGCAAGCTGTTGAAAACGACCTTTATTGCGCCTTGAAGGCCATTCTTTGAGCCGCCCTTGACCATCCAGATAATGCTGCAGTTCGGTTACATAGTCCATCGCAAAATCAATGCCCCACAGTCCTGAAGTCGTGAGAAAGATTATTCTGCCACAGGGGTCATTATTACGGAAGGTAACGCTTTTGAAGCCTCGTTTTCCCTTAGTTAAAGCAAATCAAAAGTTTCCTCACGAGTTACCAGCAAGGTGATTAGCATGAGTAATGATGGCTATTGTCTACGGCAATAGCCTGTATTTATGAAATTGGCTCCTGGTGGGAGCGATCGCTATGAAACAAATTCCCGCTCCTTTGTGGACGCTGACCATTGGGGTTGTGGTTACCCTGATTAGCCTTTGGGTGGGCTTTAATCATGGTCTACTGCCCGAGCAAGCTTCAGCCCAAGCAGAGCTTGTTGATAACTTCTTCGATGTCATGATGGTCATCGCCACAGCACTCTTTTTGGTGGTTGAAGGCACCATCGTATACTGCCTCATTGAGTTCCGTCGTCGCAAAGGGGATGACACTGATGGGTTGCCAATTGAGGGCAACCTGCCGTTAGAAGCCTTTTGGACTGCGATTCCTGCTGTCATCGTAATCGGGCTAGGAATCTATAGCGTTCAGATCTTTCAAGATATGGGGGGCTTTTCTCCGGGCGATATGGTTCATGAACATGGAACCATGATTGCGCAAGCGCCAGACACGCCGATGGGCAACCTAGTTCCCGAGGGAGCTGACGATGAGT contains:
- a CDS encoding DMT family transporter, whose product is MKPVQIAELLLLAALWGGSFLFMRIAAPELGPIWLIEIRVLLAGLALLPLLLRQGLWSQLRHYRYPLLLLGLINSALPFSLLAFASLSLPTGMTAILNGTAPFFGVAVAFVWLREKLTASRILGLVLGFAGVVVLVGLRETALTSGFWLAIAAGLAAALMYAIAAPFIRLKLQGVPSVVIATGSQLSAAIWLIPLLPFTQPERLPSQTAVLALLALALLSTSLAYILYFRLIQAMGSTRALTVTYLIPLFAMLWGALVLNEALTLSMVMGGGLILIGTAIANGLLSYWLRSFSQ
- a CDS encoding LuxR family transcriptional regulator gives rise to the protein MASLIDTPIQKLSQAPLQELFQAIAQAQDEAELRHPIMARVGRYFAANRWGLHFLEQVSAINENTPEMLKLALSLDYNPVLRYVVHRHTAVHEEVILPPGIWQKICPRADHGHVMLGPIVSHSQLIGGIALTRHRNAPAFDANDLADLGALCLHFSTRFATLRSKLTAFAVARDPLTPREAQISELVAQGLTNREIGAALWITENSVKKALKRMFRKLQVSSRAEMVAQLSAMQPAHAAEVHE
- the cowN gene encoding N(2)-fixation sustaining protein CowN: MSQQSINRYLSFQGIGCDEKAHRLMSCIEQYTENPPHSSSWSKYFQVKLSNRLALGQDELFLVCSQMNNIRALFEEYEDAEALELLECVEEDCC
- a CDS encoding methylated-DNA--[protein]-cysteine S-methyltransferase; amino-acid sequence: MIYYTWIESPLGALLLTANARSLTGLYLQGQKYFPEQTPDWHKAEQIPPLVQAQKQLAEYFAHQRQHFDLPLAPQGTDFQEQVWQQLRQIPFGETISYGTLAQRLGKPTASRAVGAANGRNPISIIVPCHRVIAGDGKLTGYAGGTDRKRWLLQHEQANFVGSQVHPLQQSLALFE
- the alkA gene encoding DNA-3-methyladenine glycosylase 2; the protein is MLTDDQCYQAILSHDRRFDGVFFVGVSSTGIYCRTVCTAKTPHRKNCTFYPSAAAAERAGYRPCLRCRPELAPGQAQIDAVSRLAAAAASQIEDGALTERSVSELASSLGISDRHLRRVLQQEFGVSPIQLAQTQRLLLAKRLLTDSTLSIADVAFASGFSSVRRLNALFQKRYRLNPTALRRATNLPQDTLRCELAYRPPLNWSSLLGFLRSRATAGVEMIEGNCYQRTVRMGNHQGWIQVSPIPKQHKLQVTLSASLVAAILPVLTRVKHLFDLAADPVLIANHLGDLTAAAPGLRVPGAFNGFEVAIRAILGQQISVKAATTLMGRLVKTVGTPLQTPIAGLTHLTPTPAQIAQLSCQELTPLGILAKRAKSVIAIAQALTEGTLRLDTYSEVDATIARLKALPGIGDWTAQYIAMRVLAYPDAFPYGDLGLRRALSVENPKQVLQMAEPWRPWRAYAAMCLWKSLELAG
- a CDS encoding DUF2087 domain-containing protein, with protein sequence MDYVTELQHYLDGQGRLKEWPSRRNKGRFQQLALEYLATKFEPDIYYNEREVNGLLNQYHTFTDPALLRRELFERGLIDRVKDGSAYWLKDRNQ